The Nocardia higoensis genome has a segment encoding these proteins:
- a CDS encoding FtsK/SpoIIIE domain-containing protein, with protein MSTLTTLFTAGSAVLATGGMAWMRWAGDDRPRKVTAETLADAAPAGLRTAVYILADPAQTNLMFAALGLGSLEGGFPYVERYDFTDHGLDVELMMLGGQSFADWSKDETLAQFATYFSVPEVTASSPEPSWVHLHVRTVDTLAALAPAPFGGAHRVDLEAVPVGVTESQDLWRLRVLYGHILLAGATGSGKGSVVWSILGGLGPAIRDGLVDVWMADPKGGVEFGRGEDRLFVRFATDTATILALLREAVEVLRERLAFMRANGIRKHIPTPDEPLVLIIIDEAASLSSYAERDEQQDFRRLTGLLLSQGRAAGVSVIAALQDPSKETMPNRQLFPIRIGLRLDEPTQVAMVHGQGARDRGARCDRISEHTPGVGYVGEDGTTDFVRVRAFWVSDAAADQIVDTYSPAPEITGPVGDYSDFDPDDLGDGDTGTSPAAA; from the coding sequence ATGTCCACCCTGACAACCCTGTTCACCGCCGGATCGGCCGTCCTCGCCACCGGGGGCATGGCCTGGATGCGGTGGGCTGGGGACGACCGACCCCGAAAGGTCACCGCCGAAACTCTCGCTGATGCTGCTCCGGCTGGGTTGCGGACTGCGGTCTACATCCTGGCCGACCCGGCTCAAACGAACCTGATGTTCGCGGCTCTCGGCTTGGGTTCGCTCGAAGGCGGGTTCCCCTACGTCGAGCGCTACGACTTCACCGATCACGGCCTGGACGTGGAGCTGATGATGCTGGGCGGGCAATCCTTCGCCGACTGGTCGAAGGACGAAACCCTGGCCCAGTTCGCCACCTACTTCTCCGTCCCCGAGGTCACCGCCTCGTCCCCGGAACCGAGCTGGGTCCACCTGCACGTGCGGACCGTCGACACCCTGGCCGCTCTGGCGCCGGCACCGTTTGGTGGTGCGCATCGGGTCGATCTGGAGGCAGTGCCGGTCGGGGTCACCGAATCCCAAGACCTGTGGCGGCTGCGCGTCCTCTACGGGCACATCCTCCTCGCCGGTGCCACGGGCTCCGGGAAAGGCAGTGTGGTGTGGTCGATCCTGGGCGGGCTCGGTCCGGCGATCCGGGATGGCCTGGTGGATGTGTGGATGGCCGACCCGAAAGGCGGTGTCGAGTTCGGGCGCGGGGAAGACCGGTTGTTCGTCCGATTCGCCACCGACACCGCCACCATCCTCGCCCTGCTGCGCGAAGCCGTCGAGGTACTGCGGGAGCGGCTGGCGTTCATGCGCGCCAACGGGATCCGCAAGCACATCCCCACCCCGGACGAGCCGCTGGTGCTGATCATCATCGATGAGGCGGCCTCGCTGTCCTCGTACGCCGAGCGGGACGAGCAGCAGGACTTCCGACGGCTGACCGGCCTGCTGCTGTCGCAGGGTCGTGCGGCCGGGGTGTCGGTGATCGCGGCCTTGCAGGACCCGTCCAAGGAGACGATGCCGAACCGGCAACTGTTCCCCATCCGCATCGGCCTGCGTCTGGACGAACCGACGCAGGTGGCGATGGTCCACGGCCAAGGCGCCCGCGACCGGGGTGCCCGCTGCGACCGCATCAGCGAACACACCCCCGGCGTCGGCTACGTGGGTGAGGACGGCACCACCGACTTCGTTCGGGTGCGGGCGTTCTGGGTCTCCGACGCCGCCGCCGATCAGATCGTGGACACCTACTCCCCCGCTCCCGAGATCACCGGCCCGGTCGGCGATTACAGCGACTTCGACCCGGACGACCTCGGCGACGGCGACACCGGCACTTCGCCGGCCGCGGCCTGA
- a CDS encoding DUF2637 domain-containing protein encodes MRYARWSAAAIIVGVGAAAFRLSYSTLKDLAVLAHIPAQDAWLFPLIVDGTILLATFGVLVCPGRERRFFLAVLIVGSAVSVAGNSLHAVANGQPLPAWASAIVAAIAPISLLADTHGLAVLFRVAHRAPAAVPVPEPVASVESPPEVPATTADPVPEVASPEPVPVPDPEPVTAPMPVAAPRPVVPVKPVRSSRPVQDMLPIALPVGG; translated from the coding sequence ATGCGTTACGCGCGTTGGTCCGCCGCAGCCATCATCGTCGGGGTGGGTGCGGCAGCGTTTCGGCTGTCGTACTCCACTCTCAAGGATCTCGCTGTCCTGGCACATATCCCGGCCCAGGACGCGTGGTTGTTCCCGCTGATCGTGGACGGCACGATCCTGCTGGCGACGTTCGGGGTGCTGGTGTGCCCCGGTCGGGAACGTCGCTTCTTCCTGGCGGTGCTGATCGTCGGTTCGGCGGTCTCGGTGGCGGGCAACAGCTTGCACGCGGTCGCCAACGGGCAACCGCTCCCGGCGTGGGCGTCGGCCATCGTCGCGGCGATCGCTCCGATCTCGCTGCTCGCCGATACGCATGGGTTGGCGGTGTTGTTCCGGGTCGCTCACCGTGCACCGGCTGCTGTCCCGGTGCCCGAACCTGTCGCCTCGGTTGAGTCGCCGCCAGAAGTGCCCGCCACGACGGCTGATCCCGTGCCCGAGGTGGCATCGCCGGAACCGGTGCCCGTACCTGATCCCGAACCGGTGACCGCGCCGATGCCGGTGGCTGCTCCGCGGCCAGTGGTGCCGGTCAAACCTGTCCGTTCTTCGCGACCGGTGCAGGACATGCTGCCGATCGCTCTGCCTGTAGGAGGCTGA
- a CDS encoding GntR family transcriptional regulator has protein sequence MSEPAYVVIAGEIARDIRSGALPARTQLPSYAELAKRHNVSEIVIRKVIDLLLRQGLVYTIERRGTFVAARPTLVRVSPERQMEDPEVTFANESATGDEDVSIEREVKRIRADEHLAAEFGIAHGDEIEYTITMASEKGRPVSISDTYNLPGVDIKSATSLEETLADRPPVPAHAVWLEVASGELVKTVRQRFLLNDRLLMLSDVSYPRDRYDSFVFTMALTPSS, from the coding sequence GTGAGTGAGCCCGCGTACGTCGTGATTGCCGGTGAGATCGCCCGCGACATCCGCAGCGGCGCTCTACCGGCGAGGACTCAGCTACCCAGTTACGCCGAGCTGGCCAAGCGGCACAACGTCTCCGAGATCGTGATCCGCAAGGTCATCGACCTGCTGTTACGGCAAGGGCTCGTCTACACGATCGAGCGAAGGGGCACGTTCGTCGCTGCGCGTCCGACCCTGGTTCGTGTGTCGCCTGAACGGCAGATGGAGGACCCCGAAGTCACTTTCGCAAACGAGTCGGCGACCGGGGATGAAGACGTGTCGATCGAACGTGAAGTGAAGCGCATCCGAGCCGATGAGCACCTGGCCGCGGAATTCGGGATCGCACACGGGGACGAGATCGAGTACACGATCACGATGGCGTCAGAGAAGGGGCGCCCGGTTTCGATCTCGGACACCTACAATCTGCCGGGCGTCGACATCAAGAGCGCGACGTCTCTGGAAGAGACCTTGGCTGACCGGCCGCCCGTCCCGGCCCACGCGGTCTGGCTCGAAGTGGCCTCCGGCGAGCTGGTCAAGACGGTTCGTCAGCGGTTCTTGCTCAATGACCGCTTGCTGATGCTGTCGGATGTTTCCTACCCGCGAGACCGCTACGACTCGTTCGTCTTCACGATGGCGCTCACGCCTTCGTCCTGA
- a CDS encoding class I SAM-dependent methyltransferase: MPFALTPQRRSELAALLEDTELLRARFPRVAEYLDTAPMLAGTGDPEADAAFDLRFVHYMAGGDSESGNPYWDIVDPSVGNDGTRRIVNGGASRGSARLAFVQTILQSTYAYAIPSPETLRWITDFAAGRTILELGAGRGYWAHQLARAGAVVRAFDVEPPHRASNASFPATAGQADVWHDVEDLDAFNAAVTADSVLFLCWPPGWENPMASTAVEMFGNAGGRHLVYVGEPRGGKTGDESFFDSLDSGWSLTATDPEFVSWWNLNDTAQIWQRHS; encoded by the coding sequence ATGCCCTTCGCGTTGACACCGCAGCGACGTTCGGAACTGGCCGCTCTGCTCGAGGACACGGAGCTGCTGCGGGCTCGGTTTCCGCGCGTGGCTGAGTACTTGGATACCGCTCCCATGCTCGCCGGCACCGGTGACCCGGAGGCGGATGCTGCGTTCGATCTGCGGTTCGTGCACTACATGGCCGGCGGTGACTCGGAGTCCGGCAATCCGTACTGGGACATCGTGGACCCCTCGGTCGGCAACGATGGCACTCGGCGAATAGTCAACGGAGGTGCTTCGCGCGGGAGCGCCCGACTGGCGTTCGTGCAGACGATCCTGCAGAGCACCTACGCCTACGCGATCCCGTCCCCAGAAACTCTGCGGTGGATCACAGACTTCGCCGCCGGCCGAACCATCCTCGAACTCGGTGCTGGCCGCGGCTATTGGGCGCATCAGCTCGCCAGGGCTGGAGCGGTGGTGCGTGCGTTCGACGTTGAGCCTCCCCACCGGGCTTCGAATGCGTCGTTCCCCGCCACGGCTGGCCAGGCCGACGTATGGCACGACGTCGAAGACCTGGACGCGTTCAATGCCGCCGTGACCGCCGACTCCGTGCTGTTCCTGTGCTGGCCTCCCGGCTGGGAGAACCCCATGGCATCGACGGCGGTGGAAATGTTCGGCAATGCCGGTGGCCGGCACCTGGTCTACGTCGGTGAACCACGGGGCGGTAAGACGGGCGATGAGTCGTTCTTCGACTCTCTGGATTCGGGCTGGTCACTGACAGCGACGGATCCGGAGTTCGTGTCGTGGTGGAATCTGAACGACACCGCCCAGATCTGGCAAAGGCACTCGTAG
- a CDS encoding MFS transporter → MRIDTTLRTPATGRLRGPVILFMSVAAALGTSTIYPLQPAMADVADALGVQITAVGIALACGPIGFMVGLGLLVPLVDRFAPGRVLAAQFGVLACALAACATVGTVTVLGPVVGLIGACSAVGAGLSSVAGRLAPPQRRATVLGMVTAGISVGILAGRTAGGWLADELGWRAMLLVFAAACGLVAVCCLIALPTAPGNAERGYFSTLRSLPGLFVRHTPLRVAALRGSLWYFAFCAVWAGLAVALSEPPYSYSAERIGLYALAGLSGILATQIAGARTDRDGARRVILTGLVLAGPAAAVAGFGLSNTFVTLVCLAIFDAGLFAAQVANQSTVLAIDPSAPARFNSAYMLVYFLGGSLGTAFGAAAVEWFGWQATALITATAIGIAALLTVYTPTTPAPKNGESPSRFPGKGL, encoded by the coding sequence GTGCGCATCGACACCACCCTCCGGACTCCCGCCACCGGTCGGCTCCGCGGGCCCGTCATCCTGTTCATGTCGGTCGCGGCCGCCCTCGGCACGTCGACCATCTACCCGCTGCAGCCCGCGATGGCCGATGTCGCCGACGCGCTGGGCGTGCAGATCACCGCCGTCGGGATCGCGCTCGCCTGCGGGCCCATCGGCTTCATGGTCGGCCTGGGTCTCCTTGTCCCGCTGGTCGACCGCTTCGCCCCCGGCCGCGTCCTCGCCGCGCAGTTCGGGGTGCTCGCGTGTGCGCTCGCGGCCTGCGCCACCGTCGGCACCGTCACCGTGCTGGGTCCGGTAGTCGGCCTGATCGGAGCATGTTCGGCGGTCGGCGCCGGTCTGAGCTCGGTCGCCGGGCGTTTGGCTCCCCCGCAGCGGCGGGCGACGGTCCTGGGGATGGTGACCGCGGGCATCTCGGTCGGCATCCTCGCAGGTCGGACCGCAGGTGGGTGGCTTGCCGACGAACTCGGCTGGCGCGCAATGCTGCTCGTGTTCGCTGCGGCCTGCGGCCTCGTCGCCGTCTGCTGCCTGATAGCGCTGCCCACAGCCCCCGGCAACGCCGAGCGCGGCTACTTTTCCACATTGCGTTCCCTCCCCGGCCTGTTCGTCCGCCACACGCCCCTGCGCGTCGCCGCTCTCCGCGGCTCCCTGTGGTACTTCGCGTTCTGCGCGGTGTGGGCGGGCCTCGCCGTGGCTCTGTCCGAGCCCCCGTACTCCTACTCGGCCGAACGGATCGGCCTGTACGCCCTCGCGGGCCTCTCCGGCATCCTGGCCACCCAGATCGCGGGCGCGCGGACCGACCGCGACGGCGCTCGCCGAGTGATCCTCACCGGCCTCGTCCTAGCCGGGCCCGCCGCGGCCGTCGCGGGTTTCGGTCTCTCGAACACGTTCGTGACGCTGGTCTGCCTGGCGATCTTCGACGCGGGACTGTTCGCCGCCCAGGTAGCCAACCAGAGCACCGTCCTGGCGATCGATCCCTCCGCACCCGCACGCTTCAACAGCGCCTACATGCTGGTCTACTTCCTCGGCGGCAGCCTCGGAACCGCGTTCGGCGCCGCGGCAGTCGAGTGGTTCGGCTGGCAGGCCACTGCCCTGATCACCGCGACAGCCATCGGCATCGCCGCACTGCTCACCGTCTACACACCCACGACGCCTGCCCCCAAAAACGGCGAAAGCCCTTCCCGTTTCCCCGGAAAGGGCCTCTGA
- a CDS encoding SRPBCC family protein produces MRSSTLADLLHRSGKRNGEEDYPGEVAVTVPVPPEKVFEVLSDGWSYGLWVVGASHIRDVEKAWPAVGARIHHGVGPWPLTLHDYTEVVGVEKPRQLELRARSWPLGVARVRLDLRPDGDGGTEIRMAECASEGPGRVLPGRVQYLMLAPRNRESLQRLADIVVSRSSGERGGSGGRGGSVERSSAEGAVEQGSGAPGAVEPGVVELDAVEQERDTPD; encoded by the coding sequence ATGCGATCCAGCACGCTCGCAGATCTGCTTCATCGCTCGGGGAAGCGCAACGGGGAGGAGGACTACCCCGGGGAGGTCGCCGTCACGGTGCCTGTGCCGCCGGAGAAGGTGTTCGAGGTGCTCTCGGACGGTTGGTCGTACGGATTGTGGGTGGTGGGTGCCTCGCATATCCGCGATGTCGAGAAGGCGTGGCCGGCCGTCGGTGCGCGAATCCATCACGGCGTGGGGCCCTGGCCCTTGACACTGCACGATTACACCGAGGTGGTGGGGGTCGAGAAGCCGAGGCAGCTCGAATTGCGGGCGCGGTCGTGGCCGCTCGGGGTGGCGCGGGTGCGGCTGGATCTGCGGCCGGACGGGGACGGCGGTACCGAGATCCGGATGGCCGAATGCGCCAGCGAAGGGCCCGGCCGGGTGTTGCCGGGCCGGGTGCAGTACCTGATGCTGGCACCGCGCAACCGGGAGTCGTTGCAGCGCTTGGCCGACATCGTGGTGAGCCGGAGTTCCGGTGAGCGAGGCGGTTCCGGCGGCCGGGGCGGATCCGTCGAACGAAGCAGTGCGGAGGGCGCAGTCGAGCAAGGTTCCGGCGCCCCAGGCGCGGTGGAGCCAGGCGTGGTGGAGTTGGACGCCGTTGAGCAAGAACGTGATACGCCGGACTGA
- a CDS encoding CinA family protein — translation MAGADSLAEELADIAARADLTIAVAESLTAGNLAAALGAAPDAGQWFRGGVVAYSRYVKHHVLDVPLGPVVCRTAAEAMANGVRKMMDATVSVAVTGAGGPDPQDGHEPGSVWFAVATEGSCEASHRTFDGEPGEVLEQTVEHALRLLHTEAEKLSARHSG, via the coding sequence ATGGCCGGGGCCGATTCGCTCGCCGAAGAACTCGCCGACATCGCAGCGCGCGCAGACCTGACGATCGCCGTCGCCGAATCGCTGACCGCGGGCAATCTCGCCGCCGCACTCGGAGCGGCGCCGGACGCGGGCCAGTGGTTCCGCGGCGGCGTGGTGGCCTACTCGCGTTACGTCAAGCATCACGTCCTCGACGTGCCACTCGGGCCGGTCGTCTGCCGGACGGCGGCCGAGGCGATGGCGAACGGCGTCAGGAAGATGATGGACGCCACGGTCAGCGTCGCCGTCACCGGCGCGGGCGGTCCCGACCCGCAGGACGGCCACGAGCCGGGATCGGTGTGGTTCGCCGTCGCCACCGAAGGGTCGTGCGAAGCCTCGCACCGGACGTTCGACGGCGAGCCCGGGGAGGTTCTGGAACAGACCGTCGAACACGCGCTGCGCCTACTGCACACCGAGGCCGAGAAGCTCTCGGCGCGGCACAGCGGCTGA
- a CDS encoding SHOCT domain-containing protein has translation MSFWEVLWLIVVSFAFIAYLMLLFHIIADLFRDSETSGWVKAVWIVFLIILPLITSLVYIIVRGKGMQERAMAQAQTWQSEQQAYIRETAGTNPAAQIADAKRLLADGAISEQEYEVLKAKALA, from the coding sequence ATGTCGTTCTGGGAAGTGTTGTGGCTGATCGTGGTGAGTTTCGCGTTCATCGCGTACCTGATGCTGCTGTTCCACATCATCGCCGACCTGTTCCGGGACAGCGAGACTTCCGGCTGGGTGAAGGCGGTGTGGATCGTGTTCCTCATCATCCTTCCGCTGATCACCTCTCTGGTGTACATCATCGTGCGCGGCAAAGGGATGCAGGAACGGGCGATGGCGCAGGCGCAGACATGGCAGTCCGAACAGCAGGCGTACATCCGGGAGACGGCGGGCACCAACCCGGCCGCCCAGATCGCCGATGCCAAGCGGCTGCTGGCCGACGGCGCGATCAGCGAGCAGGAATACGAGGTGTTGAAGGCCAAGGCTCTCGCGTGA
- a CDS encoding CDGSH iron-sulfur domain-containing protein: MTASDDDRKRMTFTADGPALVEGPLDLVTADGRTIRCDRFLVAVCLCRRSKIYPLCDTSHRRRTRHTGSPTGAEAKPAP, encoded by the coding sequence GTGACCGCATCCGACGATGACCGCAAGCGAATGACCTTCACCGCCGACGGCCCCGCACTGGTCGAGGGGCCGCTCGACCTGGTCACCGCGGACGGGCGGACCATTCGTTGCGACCGATTCCTGGTGGCCGTCTGCCTGTGCCGCCGGTCGAAGATCTATCCGCTGTGCGACACCAGCCATCGGCGCCGCACACGCCACACCGGGTCGCCTACCGGCGCCGAGGCGAAACCTGCCCCTTGA
- a CDS encoding HemK2/MTQ2 family protein methyltransferase yields MHNPLRLPRRALVRPPGVYPPQADTWLLAHALAEAGIPRGAHALDVFTGTGALAIAAARIGAARVTAVDISRRAAAAAWVNLHLRGVFAEVHCGDFASVFGRRPYDLVVANPPYVPAPHDTPVGAARAWDAGTDGRAVLDRFCALVPSALAPRGTALIVHSALSDPERTIDTLREHGLKTAVVARATVPFGPVLRARAAWLSATRRIDPATDTEDLVVIRGDRIRR; encoded by the coding sequence ATGCATAACCCGCTGCGTCTGCCCCGGCGAGCTCTGGTGCGTCCCCCCGGGGTCTATCCGCCGCAGGCCGACACCTGGCTGCTGGCCCACGCGCTGGCCGAAGCGGGCATCCCGCGCGGCGCGCATGCTCTCGACGTCTTCACCGGCACCGGAGCCCTCGCGATCGCCGCCGCGCGCATCGGAGCCGCGAGGGTCACCGCCGTCGACATCTCCCGCCGCGCTGCCGCCGCGGCCTGGGTGAACCTGCACCTGCGTGGCGTCTTCGCCGAGGTGCACTGCGGGGATTTCGCCTCGGTCTTCGGCCGTCGCCCCTACGACTTGGTGGTCGCCAATCCGCCCTACGTCCCCGCCCCGCACGACACCCCGGTCGGCGCTGCCCGTGCCTGGGACGCGGGCACGGACGGTCGCGCGGTACTGGATCGGTTCTGCGCGCTCGTACCCTCCGCGCTCGCTCCGCGCGGCACCGCCCTCATCGTGCACTCCGCCCTGTCGGATCCCGAGCGGACCATCGACACACTGCGCGAACACGGTCTGAAGACCGCGGTGGTCGCCCGCGCGACGGTCCCGTTCGGACCGGTTCTGCGGGCGCGCGCGGCCTGGCTGTCGGCGACCCGTCGCATCGACCCCGCAACCGATACCGAGGACTTGGTGGTGATCCGCGGTGACCGCATCCGACGATGA
- a CDS encoding iron-containing redox enzyme family protein — protein sequence MTIAVASSPTLPAARGPLSDAVIGLLGRAPGSAPPPLGTPDPFGDDLHLALHTCYELHYQGFPEVDPGWEWDPGLLGLRAEMERVFLAALRAAVPGGDDLDHELEQLLVVPDEPSGTSAFLLDDGRWWQVREYFVHRSIYHHKEADPYAWVIPRLRGQAKASLVAVEFDEFGGGHGDRVHAQLYADLLAGAGLDPGYLHYLDDVGAPMLALVNMMSLFGLHRVHRGALVGHFATVEITSPPGSQRMVQALRRFEADPACVRFFAEHVEADAVHEQVMRTGVIGDLLAREPGLRAAVTFGIQVTNLLEDRFADHVLEAWRAGRSSLREGAIDA from the coding sequence ATGACCATCGCCGTCGCCTCGTCACCGACACTCCCGGCCGCGCGGGGCCCGCTCTCGGATGCCGTTATCGGTCTGCTCGGCCGCGCCCCCGGGTCGGCGCCGCCGCCGCTGGGAACGCCCGACCCCTTCGGCGACGACCTGCACCTGGCCCTGCACACCTGCTACGAGTTGCATTACCAGGGGTTCCCGGAGGTCGATCCGGGATGGGAATGGGATCCGGGCCTGCTCGGCCTGCGCGCGGAGATGGAGCGGGTATTCCTCGCCGCCCTGCGCGCGGCGGTTCCCGGCGGCGACGATCTGGACCATGAGCTGGAACAGTTGCTCGTCGTTCCCGACGAGCCCTCCGGGACCAGCGCGTTCCTGCTCGACGACGGCCGGTGGTGGCAGGTGCGCGAGTACTTCGTGCACCGCTCGATCTACCACCACAAGGAAGCCGACCCCTACGCCTGGGTTATCCCGCGATTGCGCGGTCAGGCCAAAGCCTCGCTGGTAGCCGTGGAATTCGACGAGTTCGGCGGCGGCCACGGCGACCGCGTGCACGCGCAGCTGTATGCCGATCTGCTGGCGGGGGCGGGGCTGGATCCGGGGTATCTGCACTACCTGGACGATGTCGGCGCGCCGATGCTGGCCCTGGTCAACATGATGTCGCTGTTCGGGCTGCACCGCGTGCATCGCGGTGCGCTGGTGGGACATTTCGCGACCGTCGAGATCACCTCGCCCCCCGGATCCCAGCGGATGGTCCAGGCCCTTCGCCGGTTCGAGGCCGACCCGGCGTGCGTGCGGTTCTTCGCCGAACACGTCGAAGCCGATGCCGTCCACGAGCAGGTCATGCGCACCGGCGTCATCGGTGATCTGCTCGCCAGGGAACCCGGCCTGCGCGCCGCGGTGACCTTCGGGATCCAGGTGACGAATCTTCTCGAGGATCGCTTCGCCGATCACGTCCTCGAGGCCTGGCGGGCCGGTCGCAGTTCGCTGCGTGAAGGAGCGATCGATGCATAA
- a CDS encoding glucose 1-dehydrogenase has translation MGFPTQQQQVPGVQSRMSPPPDCGEETYRGSGKLTGKSAVITGADSGIGRAVAIAFAREGADVLISYLDEDEDAEQVAALVEQAGRRAVLVPGDLADPAHCRAVVDRAVREFGKIDILVSNAAYQMTHGTIEEISDEEFDYTFKVNVGAYFSLVKAALPHMPAGGSIIGSSSVNSDMPSPTLAPYAATKAAIANFSASLAQLLGERGIRVNSVAPGPIWTPLIPATMPPEKVRAFGDDVPLGRAGQPAELAPTYVLLASDDGSYISGARIAVTGGRPIL, from the coding sequence ATGGGCTTTCCCACACAACAGCAGCAGGTACCGGGTGTGCAGTCCCGGATGTCCCCGCCACCCGACTGTGGGGAGGAGACCTATCGCGGGTCGGGGAAACTGACCGGCAAGTCCGCGGTGATCACCGGCGCCGACAGCGGTATCGGCCGGGCCGTGGCCATCGCTTTCGCACGCGAGGGGGCCGACGTGCTGATCTCCTACCTCGACGAGGACGAGGACGCCGAGCAGGTCGCCGCACTGGTCGAGCAGGCGGGCCGGCGGGCCGTCCTGGTTCCGGGTGATCTCGCCGATCCCGCGCACTGCCGCGCCGTCGTGGATCGCGCGGTCCGGGAATTCGGGAAAATCGACATCCTGGTCAGCAACGCGGCCTACCAGATGACGCACGGGACGATCGAGGAGATCAGCGACGAGGAATTCGACTACACCTTCAAGGTGAATGTCGGCGCCTACTTCTCCCTGGTGAAGGCGGCGCTGCCGCACATGCCCGCGGGCGGATCCATCATCGGCAGCTCCTCGGTGAACTCCGACATGCCTTCGCCGACGCTGGCGCCCTACGCCGCCACCAAGGCGGCCATCGCGAACTTCTCGGCCAGCCTCGCGCAACTGCTCGGTGAGCGCGGAATCCGCGTCAACAGCGTCGCGCCCGGCCCGATCTGGACACCGCTCATCCCCGCCACCATGCCTCCGGAGAAGGTCCGCGCCTTCGGTGACGACGTGCCGCTCGGCCGGGCCGGTCAGCCCGCGGAACTGGCCCCGACCTACGTGCTGCTGGCCTCCGACGACGGCAGCTACATCTCCGGGGCACGTATCGCCGTCACCGGCGGGCGACCGATTCTCTGA
- a CDS encoding carboxymuconolactone decarboxylase family protein yields MNWIDGARVWFRRQMDRKTREAIMLAVSHAHDCRYCTFVHREWALYTGIPLSAISEIESRENDHLDQRIQDTCGSPHDPIWLATTYAEALVRAEFGSVAPFLQATVTVRFDSRDRTHIETVARIITILNRSTNTIDALSARLHGHRVDDSRVSDEILVAVFAWAIVLPMFAAVALFNRESPHLVLQRFRQAGLRGRAR; encoded by the coding sequence GTGAATTGGATCGATGGCGCCAGAGTGTGGTTCAGGCGCCAGATGGATCGAAAAACACGTGAAGCCATAATGCTGGCGGTATCCCACGCCCACGACTGCCGCTATTGCACTTTTGTGCACAGGGAATGGGCTCTGTACACCGGCATCCCGCTGTCGGCGATATCGGAGATCGAGAGTCGGGAGAACGACCACCTCGATCAGCGCATCCAGGATACCTGCGGATCTCCGCACGATCCGATATGGCTCGCGACAACCTACGCCGAGGCTCTGGTCCGCGCCGAATTCGGATCGGTCGCGCCGTTTCTACAAGCCACCGTCACCGTCAGGTTCGACAGTCGCGACCGCACTCACATCGAGACAGTCGCTCGTATCATCACCATCCTGAACCGCAGCACCAACACGATCGACGCCTTGTCGGCCCGTCTGCACGGCCATCGCGTCGACGACAGCCGAGTTTCGGACGAGATCCTGGTAGCCGTATTCGCTTGGGCCATCGTCCTTCCCATGTTCGCCGCAGTCGCCCTGTTCAATCGCGAGTCTCCGCATCTCGTGCTGCAGCGCTTTCGGCAGGCCGGACTTCGGGGGCGAGCCCGGTAG
- a CDS encoding TetR/AcrR family transcriptional regulator, whose product MTSNNRGSSEIRARILTSAARRFRSQGYVATTLREVADEAGMLLGSLQYRYPHKEGLLIAVMELAVEHTTQAIRRAIVDKQDVSERVRAAMTAYLETLWSGDDALYVLLYDWKALKGGDRERVALLHERLFSLFDGLFYEAAGAGYLAADVDIATLRDLWLGALNWTADHPPRMTAVEISEFMWKVLVDGASETRFPERLDP is encoded by the coding sequence ATCACCAGCAACAATCGCGGCTCGTCCGAGATACGCGCCAGAATACTCACCAGTGCCGCGCGGCGATTCCGCTCGCAGGGATACGTCGCGACAACGCTTCGAGAAGTGGCCGACGAAGCAGGGATGCTCCTGGGAAGTCTGCAATATCGTTACCCGCATAAAGAGGGCCTCCTCATCGCGGTCATGGAGCTGGCAGTCGAGCACACGACCCAGGCCATCCGTCGAGCCATTGTCGATAAGCAGGACGTCTCGGAACGCGTCCGCGCGGCCATGACCGCCTATCTGGAGACGTTGTGGAGCGGCGACGACGCCCTCTACGTGCTCCTGTACGACTGGAAGGCACTCAAAGGCGGCGACCGCGAGCGCGTCGCCCTGCTGCACGAACGGCTCTTCTCGCTGTTCGACGGCCTTTTCTACGAAGCAGCCGGCGCGGGTTACCTCGCGGCCGACGTCGATATCGCAACCCTGCGAGACCTCTGGCTCGGCGCGCTGAACTGGACAGCGGATCATCCCCCCCGGATGACGGCAGTCGAGATCAGCGAATTCATGTGGAAAGTACTTGTCGACGGGGCATCGGAAACAAGATTTCCAGAACGCCTGGATCCGTGA